In Desulfoplanes formicivorans, the sequence CCTGCGAATTTTGCTCATCCACTCCTCCTGGTTGATTGTCAGGATAGTGGCTTAACTCCGACTCCTCAAGTCTGTAGCAGGATCAGTCATAGGTTCGTAACTCTACCCAAGGACCAATCTATCGCGCAGATTGTTTAATTCAGATATCGCCTTTTCAATTTGTTGCCGCTGTTCAATATTCGCTTCTGATGTGCTCTGTAAGTCTTGCAATGCTTCAGAAACATGGCGAATTTCAGTCGTATAGAAAGATGTTGATAACTCATCCATACGTTTAACAAACTCAATTTTCAACTCAAGAAATATTTCCCGATAATTCTTCCTAATATCGCGTCTAGCAGCTATTAGGTCTGCAGCGCGTTTCTCTTGTTGAATGTCGTCATTGATTTGTACGATTACGCCGATTAACGCCATAACCGGCCCGATAAACTTCGCAGCCGAGCCAATTTTTTCAGTAATATTAATAGCTTGATAAGGTTTAAATTTGACGCCAAAAAAGTGTCCTACCTCCAGGACTGCTTTGTGGAGGTTACTGCCCGATGCTACTTTCATCCCTTCTTTAGCAGTCTTATTGATCGCCTGATTTGATTTGACTGCAAAAACTCTCTACAATAACGAAAAATTACTACCTATACTATTTACAAAATATACAAAATTTAGTATATATTATCGAAATTA encodes:
- a CDS encoding LeoA/HP0731 family dynamin-like GTPase, which produces MNKTAKEGMKVASGSNLHKAVLEVGHFFGVKFKPYQAINITEKIGSAAKFIGPVMALIGVIVQINDDIQQEKRAADLIAARRDIRKNYREIFLELKIEFVKRMDELSTSFYTTEIRHVSEALQDLQSTSEANIEQRQQIEKAISELNNLRDRLVLG